The genomic stretch CTGGGCCATCTTGATCTGGATCTGGTCGGCGCTCGTCAGGTAGTTCGTGGTGACGCCGAAGCGGCCCGAGGCGACCTGCTTGATCTTGCTGCGCAGGCTGTCCCCGGGTTCCAGCGGGTAGTCCACTTCAACCCTGCTCTCGCCGAGGATGCTGGCGAGGGTGTGGCCCTCACCGAGGGTCTCGCCGCGCATCTCGCGCTCGTAGCGGGCGGGGTCCTCGCCGCCCTCGCCGGTGTTGCTCTTGCCGCCGATGCGGTTCATGGCGACGGCCAGGGTGGTGTGCGCCTCGGTGCTGATCGAGCCGAGGCTCATGGCTCCCGTGGCGAAGCGCTTGACGATCTCGCTGGCGCTCTCCACCTCATCCAGCGGCACGGGGGTCACGCCGTCAGTCTTGAATTCGAACAGGCCGCGCAGGGTCATGTGGCGCTTGCTCTGGTCGTTGATGATCCGGGCGTACTCCTCGAACGTGGCGTAGTTGCCGCTGCGCACCGAGTGCTGCAGCTTGGCGATCGAGTCCGGCGTCCACATGTGCTCCTCGCCGCGCACGCGCCAGGCGTACTCGCCGCCCGCGTCGAGGTTCTGGGCCAGCACGGGGTCGTCGCTGAACGCGCCGCGGTGGTTGCGCAGGGCTTCTTCGGCCACCTCGAAGATGCCGATGCCGCCGACCTGGGTGGGCGTGCCGTAGAAGTACTTCTGCACGAAGTCGGTCTTCAGGCCGACCGCCTCGAACAGCTGCGCGCCGCAGTAGCTCATGTACGTGCTGACGCCCATCTTGGACATGATCTTGCTCAGGCCCTTGCCGATCGCCTTGACATAATTGTAGATGGCCTTGTGCGCGTCGATGCCGTTCAGCGCAGGCATGCCGGGCACGTCGGTGTGCAGGTTGATCAGCGTTTCCAGCGCGAGGTACGGGTGGATGGCCTCCGCGCCGTACCCGGCGAGCGCGGCGAAGTGGTGCACCTCGCGGGCGTCGCCGGTCTCGACGACCAGACCGACTTTCATGCGCAGGCCCGCCTTGACGAGGTGGTGGTGGATGCTGCTCAGGGCCAGCAGGCTGGGAATCGCGACGCGTTCGCGGTCCACGCGGCGGTCACTGATGACGATGATGTTGTGGCCGCTCTCGATGGCGTCCACCGCCCAGGCGTTGATGGTTGCGAGTTTGGCTTCCACGCCGCGCGCGCCCCACTCGGCGGGGTAGGTGATGTCGAGGTCGTACGCCTTGAACTTGCCGCGGGTGTGTTCCTCGATGTTGCGCACGCGGGCCATGTCGTCGAAGTCCAGGATGGGCTGCTCGACTTCCAGGCGCAGCTGCGGGTTCACGGCGTTGATGTCCAGCAGGTTCGGGCGCGGGCCCACGAACGACACGAGGCTCATGACGACCGATTCACGGATCGGGTCGATGGGCGGGTTCGTGACCTGCGCGAACAGCTGCCGGAAGTAGTTGAACAGCGGCTTGTTCTTGCCGGACAGCACGGCCAGCGGGCTGTCGTTGCCCATGCTGCCGATGCCTTCCTCGCCAGTCAGGGCCATGGGGCCCATCAGGAACTTCAGGTCCTCCTGGGTGTACCCGAAGGCCTGCTGCCGGTCGAGCAGCGACTCGCGGAACTGGCCGACGGTGCCGGTCTCCTCGCTGTCGTCCAGGCGGAAGCGGGTGTTCTCCACCCACTGCGCGTAGGGCTTGGCGGACGCGAACTGGTTTTTCAGTTCGTCGTCCTCGATGATGCGGCCCTGCTCGAAGTCGATCAGGAACATGCGGCCCGGTTGCAGGCGCCACTTCTTCACGATCTTGCTCTCGGGGACGGGCAGCACGCCGGACTCGCTGGCCAGGATGACCAGATCGTCGCGGGTCTGCACGTAGCGGGCGGGGCGCAGCCCGTTGCGGTCCAGCGTGGCGCCGACCTGTCGGCCGTCGGTGAAGACCATCGCGGCCGGGCCGTCCCAGGGCTCCATCATGCTGGCGTGGTACTCGTAGAACGCACGGCGGCGCGGGTCAAGGTTGGCGTTCTGCTCCCAGGCTTCGGGGATCATCATCATGGCGGCGTGCGCCATGGGGTACCCGGCCAGCGTCAGGAGTTCGAGGGCATTGTCGAAGGTGGCGGTGTCGCTTTCGCCCTCGAAGGAGATCGGGTAGAGCTTCTTCAGGTCGTCGCCCAGCACGGGCGAGGCCATGATGCCCTCGCGGGCGCGCATCCAGTTGAAGTTCCCCTTGACGGTGTTGATCTCGCCGTTGTGCGCGACCATGCGGTAGGGGTGCGCCAGCGGCCACTCCGGGAAGGTGTTCGTGGAGAAACGCTGGTGGACCAGGGCCAGCGCACTGACCACGCGTTCGTCCTGCAGGTCGAGGTAGTACTCGCCGACCTGCGTGGCGAGCAGCAGGCCCTTGTAGATGACCGTGCGACACGACATGGAGGGCACGTAGTACTCGGCGCCGTGCGTGAAGTTCAGCGCGCGGATGGCATTGGACGCCCGGCGGCGGATGACGTACAGCTTGCGTTCCAGCGCGTCGGGGACCAGCGTGTCGGGTCCGGCG from Deinococcus soli (ex Cha et al. 2016) encodes the following:
- a CDS encoding glutamate synthase-related protein codes for the protein MNRTDNRVTPAEAPHTPGTPASGAELKLAREQGLYSGAEHDACGVGFVAHIGGRKNHAIVQQGLKILENLDHRGAVGADPLMGDGAGILIQIPDEFYRAEFAQQGVTLPPLGDYGVGMIFLPKEIASRRACEQELERAIVAEGQVVLGWRDVPVNREMPMSPAVREKEPVIRQVFIGAGPDTLVPDALERKLYVIRRRASNAIRALNFTHGAEYYVPSMSCRTVIYKGLLLATQVGEYYLDLQDERVVSALALVHQRFSTNTFPEWPLAHPYRMVAHNGEINTVKGNFNWMRAREGIMASPVLGDDLKKLYPISFEGESDTATFDNALELLTLAGYPMAHAAMMMIPEAWEQNANLDPRRRAFYEYHASMMEPWDGPAAMVFTDGRQVGATLDRNGLRPARYVQTRDDLVILASESGVLPVPESKIVKKWRLQPGRMFLIDFEQGRIIEDDELKNQFASAKPYAQWVENTRFRLDDSEETGTVGQFRESLLDRQQAFGYTQEDLKFLMGPMALTGEEGIGSMGNDSPLAVLSGKNKPLFNYFRQLFAQVTNPPIDPIRESVVMSLVSFVGPRPNLLDINAVNPQLRLEVEQPILDFDDMARVRNIEEHTRGKFKAYDLDITYPAEWGARGVEAKLATINAWAVDAIESGHNIIVISDRRVDRERVAIPSLLALSSIHHHLVKAGLRMKVGLVVETGDAREVHHFAALAGYGAEAIHPYLALETLINLHTDVPGMPALNGIDAHKAIYNYVKAIGKGLSKIMSKMGVSTYMSYCGAQLFEAVGLKTDFVQKYFYGTPTQVGGIGIFEVAEEALRNHRGAFSDDPVLAQNLDAGGEYAWRVRGEEHMWTPDSIAKLQHSVRSGNYATFEEYARIINDQSKRHMTLRGLFEFKTDGVTPVPLDEVESASEIVKRFATGAMSLGSISTEAHTTLAVAMNRIGGKSNTGEGGEDPARYEREMRGETLGEGHTLASILGESRVEVDYPLEPGDSLRSKIKQVASGRFGVTTNYLTSADQIQIKMAQGAKPGEGGQLPGGKVSEYIGFLRHSVPGVGLISPPPHHDIYSIEDLAQLIHDLKNVNPRADISVKLVSEVGVGTIAAGVAKAKADHIVIAGHDGGTGASPWSSIKHAGSPWELGLAETQQTLVLNRLRDRVRVQTDGQLKTGRDVVIAALLGADEFGFATAPLVAQGCIMMRKCHLNTCPVGVATQDPVLRARFQGKPEHVINFFFFIAEEVRAIMASLGIRSFDDLIGRADLLDTKKGIEHWKAQGLDFSRVFYRPEVPGEVGVRHLHTQDHGLSGALDLQLIEKCRPAFEKGEKVHFLQDVRNVNRTVGAMLSGELTRVRPEGLPDNTVFVQMEGTGGQSFGAFLAPGLTLYLIGDANDYTGKGLSGGRVVVRPSIEFRGKAEENIIVGNTVLYGATSGEAFFRGVAGERFAVRLSGAEAVVEGTGDHGCEYMTGGTVVVLGQTGRNFAAGMSGGVAYVYDVDGQFEKRCNTSMVDLHPLLPEDQQFAQTQGGLHFDQSDEAHLRRLLESHHKWTGSQRASELLDDWDTTLKRFVKVFPKEYQRALRERAQAGTVQAADTTSMQTAQPGNPVAAQGTLTK